The Amycolatopsis sp. DG1A-15b genome window below encodes:
- a CDS encoding phosphopantetheine-binding protein, whose protein sequence is MTVTEEITTLLHRNFGIEPADVRFEASLHDLGMDSLALEELRVLLEERLDIDLEDVQLTSRETVGQLATAVDEKTGR, encoded by the coding sequence GTGACCGTCACCGAAGAGATCACCACGCTTCTGCACCGGAACTTCGGCATCGAACCCGCGGACGTGCGGTTCGAGGCGTCGTTGCACGACCTGGGGATGGATTCGCTGGCCCTGGAGGAACTGCGCGTCCTGCTGGAGGAGCGCCTGGACATCGACCTCGAAGACGTCCAGCTGACCTCCCGGGAAACCGTGGGGCAGCTGGCGACGGCCGTCGACGAGAAGACCGGGCGGTGA
- a CDS encoding AraC family transcriptional regulator, giving the protein MDVLSDAIAAVRIGRPVSNRLRAGSEWCYRFAPYEGAGFHVLLRGSGWLLPDGGEPVALGPGDAVLVPHGGAHTLSSTPDATGAVPFEAAVAEPAGRTEFLCGKYRLSHARRHPLLASLPEVVHLPAEVGRRAELRAAIDLLGGEVSDRRPGSATVLTGLLDLLLVYLIRAWLADHPGTGWPQALRDPEIAAALEALHEHPEAPWRIEDLAARVGLSRATLARRFTALTGQPPMAYLTWWRLTTAARLLQDTDFPLPSIAAKVGYASPFAFSHAFKRQFGVAPGGFRTGR; this is encoded by the coding sequence GTGGACGTGCTGAGTGACGCGATCGCCGCGGTGCGGATCGGCCGGCCCGTGTCGAACCGCCTCCGGGCCGGTTCGGAGTGGTGCTACCGCTTCGCGCCGTACGAGGGCGCGGGCTTCCACGTGCTGCTGCGCGGCAGCGGCTGGCTGCTCCCGGACGGCGGGGAGCCGGTGGCGCTCGGCCCCGGCGACGCGGTCCTGGTTCCGCACGGCGGCGCGCACACCCTGTCCTCGACGCCGGACGCGACCGGCGCGGTGCCGTTCGAAGCGGCGGTGGCCGAGCCGGCGGGCCGCACCGAGTTCCTGTGCGGCAAGTACCGGCTGTCCCACGCGCGGCGGCACCCCTTGCTCGCGAGCCTGCCGGAGGTCGTGCACCTGCCCGCCGAGGTCGGGCGGCGCGCCGAACTGCGCGCGGCCATCGACCTGCTCGGCGGCGAGGTGAGCGACCGGCGGCCGGGCTCGGCCACGGTCCTCACCGGCCTGCTGGACCTGCTGCTGGTCTACCTGATCCGCGCCTGGCTGGCCGACCACCCGGGCACCGGCTGGCCGCAGGCCCTGCGAGACCCCGAAATCGCCGCCGCGCTGGAAGCGCTGCACGAGCACCCCGAAGCGCCGTGGCGGATCGAGGACCTGGCCGCCCGGGTGGGCCTTTCCCGCGCGACCCTGGCCCGCCGGTTCACGGCGCTGACGGGACAGCCGCCCATGGCGTACTTGACGTGGTGGCGGCTCACGACGGCGGCGCGCCTGCTCCAGGACACGGATTTTCCGCTGCCGTCGATCGCCGCCAAGGTCGGTTACGCCTCACCGTTCGCGTTCTCACACGCGTTCAAGCGGCAGTTCGGCGTCGCGCCGGGCGGATTTCGGACCGGCCGGTGA
- a CDS encoding YbhB/YbcL family Raf kinase inhibitor-like protein produces MSVNDPFARLPEAAPFTVTSTTITDGGVLPPGQMSGLSGVPGGEDRSPQLSWSGAPDGTKSYAVTVYDPDAPTGSGFWHWAVADIPATVTGLPEGAGDDTGSGLPPGAVQLPNDARTARFLGAAPPAGHGPHRYFVVVHALDVESIGVPADATPAVLGFTMASHTLGRAVLTATAETPAAGERVEVSRLIPAPAGAVFAVLTDPKGHVDIDASGMLMDAEGDRVRRPGDRFRVHMDREALGDFPLGKYDVEVVITTLVPDEEIAWTVEAGRGPHVRHVYGYRLEPAEGGTLVTSYYDWSQIDEGWKRRNVFPIVPESALKATLGILERTVRRRGV; encoded by the coding sequence TTGAGCGTCAACGATCCCTTCGCCCGCCTGCCCGAGGCGGCGCCCTTCACCGTCACCAGCACCACCATCACCGACGGCGGCGTCCTGCCGCCCGGGCAGATGTCGGGGCTGTCCGGGGTCCCCGGTGGGGAGGACAGGTCCCCGCAGCTGTCGTGGAGCGGTGCCCCGGACGGCACCAAGAGCTACGCCGTCACCGTTTACGACCCCGATGCCCCCACCGGGTCCGGGTTCTGGCACTGGGCGGTCGCCGACATCCCCGCCACCGTGACCGGACTTCCCGAGGGGGCCGGCGACGACACCGGCTCGGGCCTGCCGCCGGGGGCGGTCCAGTTGCCCAACGACGCCCGCACGGCCCGGTTCCTCGGCGCCGCGCCGCCGGCCGGCCACGGCCCGCACCGCTACTTCGTCGTGGTGCACGCCCTCGACGTCGAGTCCATCGGCGTCCCCGCCGACGCCACCCCGGCCGTCCTCGGCTTCACGATGGCTTCGCACACGCTCGGCCGCGCGGTCCTCACCGCGACGGCGGAAACGCCGGCGGCCGGCGAACGCGTCGAGGTTTCCCGGCTGATCCCCGCCCCCGCCGGCGCCGTCTTCGCGGTGCTGACCGACCCGAAGGGCCACGTCGACATCGACGCGTCGGGAATGCTCATGGACGCCGAAGGCGACCGCGTCCGGCGGCCCGGTGACCGGTTCCGGGTGCACATGGACCGCGAAGCGCTGGGAGACTTTCCCCTGGGCAAGTACGACGTCGAGGTGGTCATCACCACGCTCGTCCCGGACGAGGAAATCGCGTGGACCGTGGAAGCCGGGCGCGGGCCCCACGTCCGGCACGTCTACGGCTACCGGCTCGAGCCGGCCGAAGGCGGCACCCTGGTCACGTCCTATTACGACTGGTCGCAGATCGACGAAGGGTGGAAGCGGCGCAACGTCTTCCCGATCGTGCCCGAGTCCGCCCTCAAGGCCACGCTGGGCATTCTCGAGCGCACCGTCCGCCGGCGCGGCGTTTAA
- a CDS encoding NAD-dependent epimerase/dehydratase family protein, which produces MKITISGASGLIGGKLAARLRDRGDEVTVLSRSASTPPSTWQWDPLAGPAPVAALAGRDAVVHLAGEPLGQRLTGEVKDRVRNSRVAGTRNLVEGLRAVPGAERPQALVSSSGVAYYGPRGDEEVTEQDPPGGTFLAEVSAAWEQEAARAAEFRVRVVRMRTGVVLDASGGTVKSPRGAAPTTARHPNRSPSGSFRRRWAGRCTAPPSSRCPGSLSGWRSASWRTW; this is translated from the coding sequence GTGAAGATCACCATCTCCGGCGCGTCCGGTCTCATCGGCGGCAAGCTCGCCGCCCGTCTCCGTGACCGCGGCGACGAAGTGACCGTGCTTTCCCGGTCCGCGAGCACCCCACCCTCGACGTGGCAGTGGGACCCGCTCGCCGGACCCGCCCCGGTCGCCGCGCTCGCCGGCCGGGACGCCGTGGTGCACCTGGCGGGCGAACCCCTCGGTCAGCGCCTGACCGGCGAGGTCAAGGACCGCGTCCGGAACTCGCGCGTGGCCGGCACCCGCAACCTGGTCGAGGGGCTGCGTGCCGTTCCCGGAGCGGAGCGGCCCCAGGCCCTCGTCTCCAGCTCGGGCGTCGCCTACTACGGCCCGCGCGGCGACGAGGAGGTCACCGAGCAGGACCCGCCGGGCGGCACGTTCCTCGCCGAGGTTTCCGCCGCGTGGGAGCAGGAAGCGGCCAGGGCGGCCGAGTTCAGGGTCCGCGTGGTGCGGATGCGCACCGGCGTCGTCCTCGATGCTTCGGGTGGCACGGTGAAATCGCCTCGTGGAGCGGCGCCTACAACGGCACGGCACCCGAACCGGTCACCCAGCGGGAGTTTTCGAAGGCGCTGGGCCGGGCGCTGCACCGCCCCGCCGTCCTCCCGGTGCCCGGGTTCGCTCTCAGGGTGGCGCTCGGCGAGCTGGCGGACATGGTGA
- a CDS encoding GntR family transcriptional regulator has protein sequence MLSERVYAHIRAAIMRGDHAPGAALKPQDLAQEQGVSLAVVREALVRVVGDGLADRLPNRGFAVPALSHRRWQEIAEARRTIEPMVLRLSVERGDVGWEADVRAAHHRLARTPAFVPEEGEYYSEAWSEAHRVFHRTLLAGCGNPVLLETFDRLWAASELARRWSAHHGPGRDHLAEHRRLEETALARDADAAAEELTRHLTLTADGLTKADAPRTGPRPKAGR, from the coding sequence ATGCTCTCCGAACGCGTCTACGCCCACATCCGGGCCGCGATCATGCGCGGCGACCACGCCCCCGGTGCGGCGCTCAAACCCCAGGACCTCGCCCAGGAGCAGGGCGTCAGCCTGGCGGTGGTGCGGGAGGCGCTCGTGCGCGTGGTCGGCGACGGACTCGCCGACCGCCTGCCCAACCGCGGCTTCGCCGTCCCGGCCCTCTCCCACCGCCGCTGGCAGGAGATCGCAGAAGCCCGCCGGACCATCGAACCGATGGTGCTGCGGCTGTCCGTCGAACGCGGTGACGTCGGCTGGGAGGCCGACGTGCGGGCCGCCCACCACCGGCTGGCCCGCACCCCGGCGTTCGTCCCCGAGGAGGGCGAGTACTACAGCGAGGCGTGGTCGGAAGCCCACCGGGTCTTCCACCGCACGCTGCTGGCGGGCTGCGGGAATCCGGTCCTGCTGGAGACGTTCGACCGGCTGTGGGCCGCGAGCGAACTGGCGCGCCGCTGGTCGGCGCACCACGGCCCCGGCCGGGATCACCTCGCCGAGCACCGCCGGCTCGAGGAGACGGCGTTGGCCCGCGATGCGGATGCCGCCGCCGAGGAGCTGACGCGGCACCTCACCCTCACCGCGGACGGGCTCACGAAGGCGGATGCGCCACGTACGGGGCCGCGTCCCAAGGCTGGTCGGTGA
- a CDS encoding glutamate--cysteine ligase — MDDGRGTVGVEEEFVLVDPRSGATAAAAPRVLAQLADEPGVMAEFLRFQVETATEVHRSLPQVRADLIRLRHRVAEAAEHVGCVALATGVAPFGRASQVTADPRFRTLAARFPALVGEAGTCACHIHVGVPSRAAGVAVLTRLRPWLGALLAVSANSPYVDGLDSGWASARYPLWSRWPTARPPGEWRDVGDYDAAVEGAIRRGQALDARSVYFYARLSPRHPTVEVRIADVCLDVADAVLLTGLVRGLVVTALAEQRRGAPPPRVPDALAERALRAAARYGLAGPGVDGLTGTPMAHEELVEDLLAYVRPALRAMGDLDDVLAAWCALRSRGGGAERQRALRAESGTPAEFVAHLAAVTRGEDREREAAQ; from the coding sequence GTGGACGACGGGAGAGGCACGGTCGGGGTCGAGGAGGAGTTCGTGCTCGTCGACCCGCGGTCGGGGGCGACGGCCGCGGCGGCACCCCGTGTCCTGGCGCAGCTGGCGGACGAGCCGGGGGTGATGGCGGAGTTCCTGCGGTTCCAGGTGGAGACCGCGACCGAGGTGCACCGGTCGCTTCCCCAGGTCCGCGCGGACCTGATCCGGCTGCGGCACCGGGTGGCCGAGGCCGCGGAGCACGTCGGCTGCGTCGCGCTGGCCACCGGCGTGGCCCCGTTCGGGAGGGCGTCGCAGGTGACGGCCGATCCTCGCTTCCGCACGCTGGCGGCCCGGTTTCCCGCGCTGGTCGGCGAAGCGGGCACGTGCGCCTGCCACATCCACGTCGGCGTCCCCTCGCGAGCTGCCGGGGTGGCCGTGCTGACGCGGCTGCGGCCCTGGCTCGGTGCCCTGCTGGCGGTCAGCGCGAACTCGCCGTACGTCGACGGCCTGGATTCCGGGTGGGCCAGCGCCCGGTACCCGCTGTGGTCGCGCTGGCCGACGGCCCGCCCGCCGGGCGAATGGCGCGACGTCGGGGACTACGACGCGGCGGTCGAGGGTGCCATCCGGCGCGGGCAGGCGCTCGACGCCCGCAGCGTCTACTTCTACGCTCGCCTGTCCCCGCGGCACCCGACCGTGGAGGTGCGGATCGCCGACGTCTGCCTCGACGTGGCCGACGCGGTGCTGCTCACCGGCCTGGTGCGGGGCCTGGTCGTGACCGCGCTGGCGGAACAGCGCCGCGGGGCGCCACCGCCGCGCGTGCCGGACGCGCTCGCCGAGCGGGCGTTGCGGGCGGCCGCGAGGTACGGCCTCGCCGGACCGGGCGTCGACGGGCTGACCGGCACCCCGATGGCTCACGAAGAGCTGGTCGAAGATTTGCTCGCCTACGTCCGGCCCGCGCTGCGGGCGATGGGCGACCTCGACGACGTCCTGGCCGCCTGGTGCGCGCTCCGGTCGCGGGGAGGGGGAGCGGAGCGGCAGCGGGCGCTGCGCGCGGAGTCGGGCACGCCGGCGGAGTTCGTCGCCCACCTGGCCGCGGTGACCCGGGGCGAAGACCGGGAACGGGAGGCGGCCCAGTGA
- a CDS encoding MBL fold metallo-hydrolase — protein MHIGEVEVLRVIEWRGEIAPVRSVIPGSPPRLWTDNAGWLAPDHWNPETGGYRGAVQTWVLRSEGRVILVDTGVGNDRDRPQIPLFDHLATPFLDRLAAAGVRPEDVDVVVNTHIHYDHVGWNTELRNGEWVPTFPHATYLIPRTDQVYFDPRNAHRRPAPRTPHEQLRRDGSLRVYADSVAPVLGRAVLWEGSHRLDRNLTLEAAPGHTPGSSVLRVSSGGDRAVFVGDLLHSPVQILAPEHSSCFCEDPHQAATTRHAILERAADTGELVVPAHFGGPGAARVRRDGSRFAIHRWSAAT, from the coding sequence ATGCACATCGGCGAAGTCGAAGTCCTGAGGGTCATCGAGTGGCGAGGCGAGATCGCTCCCGTGCGGTCCGTCATCCCCGGCAGCCCGCCCCGGCTCTGGACGGACAACGCCGGCTGGCTCGCGCCCGACCACTGGAACCCGGAGACCGGCGGCTACCGCGGCGCCGTGCAGACCTGGGTGCTCCGCAGCGAAGGGCGGGTGATCCTGGTCGACACCGGCGTCGGCAACGACCGGGACCGGCCGCAGATCCCGCTCTTCGACCACCTGGCGACGCCCTTCCTCGACCGGCTGGCGGCGGCCGGCGTCCGACCGGAGGACGTCGACGTCGTCGTCAACACGCACATCCACTACGACCACGTCGGCTGGAACACCGAACTCCGCAACGGCGAATGGGTGCCGACGTTCCCCCACGCCACCTACCTGATCCCCCGCACCGACCAGGTGTACTTCGATCCGCGCAACGCCCACCGCCGCCCCGCTCCCCGCACGCCCCACGAGCAGCTCCGCCGCGACGGCAGCCTGCGGGTCTACGCCGACAGCGTCGCCCCCGTGCTCGGCCGGGCCGTGCTGTGGGAAGGCAGCCACCGCCTCGACCGGAACCTGACGCTGGAAGCCGCGCCCGGCCACACCCCGGGCTCGTCGGTCCTGCGCGTGTCGTCCGGCGGCGATCGGGCCGTGTTCGTCGGGGACCTGCTGCACAGCCCGGTGCAGATCCTGGCGCCGGAACACAGCAGCTGCTTCTGCGAAGACCCGCACCAGGCCGCCACCACCCGGCACGCGATCCTCGAACGCGCCGCGGACACCGGCGAACTCGTCGTCCCGGCCCATTTCGGCGGGCCGGGCGCTGCCCGAGTGCGCCGCGACGGCAGCCGGTTCGCCATCCACCGCTGGAGTGCTGCCACGTAG
- a CDS encoding alpha/beta fold hydrolase, producing the protein MREEVVRPLTLGGTRFSYRLLRHPGPRTEPVIVLGGGFQGSRGWPHMEDRITPVADFVTADLPGVGASDSLPPGAGTEFAGAAVDRILDDLGAPRVNLFGYSYGAELAFGCAQRHPHRIARLMLGGVVSHTSSAQRESLRLAAGHLARGDTENFAAVAARMQLCLDEDRHIPRRSLVYRYVKRSMLHVAVHVPDVLDYLQRSLISSPSFDGGLSGVPALVFTGEHDSITDPERQRAFAATIPGSRFAAIKDSDHWVVLERAADVADLTVRFFTDQPWDAAPYVAHPPS; encoded by the coding sequence ATGCGCGAGGAAGTGGTCCGCCCGCTGACGCTCGGCGGAACGCGGTTCAGCTACCGGCTCCTCCGGCACCCCGGCCCGCGGACGGAACCGGTGATCGTGCTCGGTGGCGGGTTCCAGGGCAGCCGCGGCTGGCCGCACATGGAGGACCGGATCACCCCGGTGGCGGACTTCGTGACGGCGGACCTGCCCGGCGTGGGCGCGTCCGATTCCCTGCCACCCGGGGCCGGAACGGAGTTCGCGGGCGCGGCGGTCGACCGGATCCTCGACGACCTCGGCGCACCGCGGGTCAACCTGTTCGGCTACTCCTACGGCGCGGAACTGGCCTTCGGCTGCGCCCAGCGCCATCCGCACCGCATCGCGCGGCTGATGCTCGGCGGCGTGGTCTCGCACACCAGCTCCGCCCAGCGGGAGTCGTTGCGGCTGGCGGCCGGTCACCTCGCGCGGGGCGACACCGAGAATTTCGCCGCGGTGGCCGCGCGGATGCAGCTGTGCCTCGACGAGGACCGCCACATCCCCCGCCGTTCCCTGGTGTACCGCTACGTCAAGCGCTCGATGCTCCACGTCGCCGTCCACGTGCCCGACGTGCTGGACTACCTGCAGCGGTCGCTGATCAGCAGCCCGTCCTTCGACGGCGGCCTGTCCGGGGTGCCGGCCCTGGTGTTCACCGGGGAGCACGACTCCATCACCGACCCCGAACGGCAACGCGCCTTCGCGGCCACGATCCCGGGCAGCCGCTTCGCCGCCATCAAGGATTCCGACCACTGGGTCGTCCTGGAACGCGCCGCCGACGTCGCCGACCTGACCGTTCGCTTCTTCACCGACCAGCCTTGGGACGCGGCCCCGTACGTGGCGCATCCGCCTTCGTGA
- a CDS encoding phosphotransferase yields MRRFADIEGLSELVRDALGAECRVVAVDRLRGGTKKGVYRVRLDGTRTSSVIVYSWAEAENFWPGEQEAHPADPFAPASGLATFSAAQRTLAALGTRVPRIHRVDDSRRRYPADVAVVEDVSGGTLEALFETDHTRAAKALGELAELLQVMHRQPGRHYGRVDLLERGATVSEVSCERRVLDRALRDLEEAAGRDGRIAAAGTALRDRLRELAGRVRPRAEYGLIHGELGPDHVLIDAEGHPVLIDIEGLMYFDVEWEHVFLQLRFGRHYPALARPGLDPRRLDLYLLAMRLSLVAGPLRLLDGDFPDRAVMQGIAEHNAQEALALLPLT; encoded by the coding sequence ATGAGGCGATTCGCTGATATCGAAGGCCTGTCGGAGCTGGTGCGCGACGCGCTGGGTGCGGAATGCCGCGTGGTCGCGGTGGACCGGTTGCGCGGAGGCACCAAGAAGGGGGTGTACCGGGTCCGCCTCGACGGAACCCGCACGTCCAGCGTGATCGTCTACAGCTGGGCCGAAGCCGAGAACTTCTGGCCTGGTGAGCAGGAGGCCCACCCCGCCGATCCGTTCGCGCCCGCCTCCGGTCTGGCCACGTTCTCGGCCGCGCAGCGGACGTTGGCCGCGCTCGGGACGCGGGTCCCGCGGATACACCGGGTGGATGACAGCCGGCGCCGCTACCCCGCGGACGTCGCCGTGGTCGAGGACGTCTCCGGTGGAACGCTCGAAGCACTCTTCGAAACCGATCACACGCGTGCCGCGAAAGCCCTGGGCGAGCTCGCCGAGCTGCTCCAGGTGATGCACCGGCAGCCGGGCCGGCACTACGGCCGGGTCGACCTGCTGGAGCGGGGCGCAACGGTGTCCGAGGTCTCGTGCGAGCGGCGGGTCCTCGACCGCGCTCTGCGGGACCTCGAGGAGGCGGCCGGGCGCGACGGGCGCATCGCGGCAGCCGGCACCGCGTTGCGCGACCGTCTGCGGGAACTGGCCGGCCGGGTGCGCCCTCGCGCGGAGTACGGGCTGATCCACGGAGAACTCGGCCCCGACCACGTCCTGATCGATGCCGAGGGGCACCCTGTGCTGATCGACATCGAAGGCTTGATGTACTTCGACGTCGAGTGGGAGCACGTCTTCCTCCAGCTCCGTTTCGGCAGGCACTACCCCGCACTGGCCCGGCCCGGCCTCGACCCGCGGCGGCTCGACCTCTACCTGCTCGCGATGCGCCTGTCGCTGGTGGCCGGCCCGCTGCGTCTCCTCGACGGGGACTTCCCCGATCGCGCGGTCATGCAGGGGATCGCCGAGCACAACGCGCAAGAGGCGCTGGCGCTTCTCCCGCTGACGTAG
- a CDS encoding DUF1731 domain-containing protein produces the protein MVTTGRRAVPHRALDGGYRHAHPRLAEALTSASS, from the coding sequence ATGGTGACCACCGGCCGGCGCGCGGTGCCCCACCGCGCGCTCGACGGCGGCTACCGCCACGCGCACCCGCGGCTGGCGGAGGCGCTGACTTCGGCGTCGAGCTGA
- a CDS encoding zinc-binding dehydrogenase — MRVEATAVSFAESAMRRGRYFGQPAFPFVPGYDLVGVVEAVGPDVDRALIGKRFAALTKTGAWATAVLLPAADLVAVPDGVSAEEAETLTVNGLTAYQMLHHVAKVQAGQTVLVLGVGGGVGTLLAQLARHTGARVIGTASPRHHEALRALGVEPVDYRDPDVAARVRELAPGGVDAVFDHLGGASISRSHRLLNRTGTLVCYSIASKLDDRTPVVLSFLNALTKLTFWNYLPTGKHASFFDVWSGAGKPDSAERDAFRARIRTDLTHVFGLLRDGVLTAKIAARYPLTEVAAAVELSESSARTALGKIVLLPQAGS; from the coding sequence GTGCGCGTCGAAGCGACCGCCGTGTCCTTCGCCGAAAGCGCGATGCGCCGCGGCCGCTACTTCGGCCAGCCCGCGTTCCCGTTCGTGCCCGGTTACGACCTCGTCGGGGTCGTCGAGGCGGTCGGTCCGGACGTGGACCGCGCGCTGATCGGCAAGCGGTTCGCCGCGCTGACCAAGACCGGCGCCTGGGCCACGGCCGTCCTCCTGCCCGCCGCCGACCTGGTGGCGGTGCCCGACGGCGTGAGCGCGGAGGAGGCGGAGACGCTGACGGTCAACGGGCTGACCGCCTACCAGATGCTCCACCACGTCGCGAAGGTGCAAGCCGGGCAGACCGTTCTCGTGCTCGGCGTCGGCGGCGGTGTCGGCACCCTGCTGGCCCAGCTCGCCCGCCACACCGGCGCGCGGGTGATCGGCACGGCGAGCCCGCGTCACCACGAGGCCCTGCGCGCACTGGGTGTCGAGCCGGTCGACTACCGGGATCCCGACGTCGCGGCCCGGGTCCGGGAACTGGCTCCCGGCGGCGTGGACGCCGTGTTCGACCACCTCGGTGGCGCGAGCATCTCCCGCTCCCACCGGTTGCTCAACCGCACCGGAACCCTGGTTTGCTACAGCATCGCGAGCAAGCTCGACGACCGCACGCCGGTGGTGCTCAGCTTCCTGAACGCGCTGACGAAACTGACGTTCTGGAACTACCTGCCCACCGGCAAGCACGCGAGCTTCTTCGACGTGTGGTCGGGCGCGGGCAAGCCGGACTCCGCCGAGCGCGACGCCTTCCGCGCCCGGATCCGCACCGACCTCACCCACGTCTTCGGCCTCCTGCGCGACGGCGTGCTCACCGCGAAGATCGCCGCCCGCTACCCGCTCACCGAAGTGGCGGCGGCCGTGGAACTCTCCGAGTCCTCCGCGCGAACCGCGCTGGGGAAGATCGTCCTCTTGCCGCAGGCCGGTTCCTGA
- a CDS encoding beta-ketoacyl-[acyl-carrier-protein] synthase family protein — protein MTAPPAAAVTGLGLVTAAGVGAGAAWRGVTRSGAAPGVRHQAELHGLSCDFMYTIDDLDTESVLGVPALRMMDRFSQLAVIAAREAVADAGLDTSVWETDRVAVVIGSAHGGLPFYDRQSAVLAEKGVRRVSPKLAPMTTVNSAASSVCMDLGARGPSLSVSTACSSGTVAIGTALQLLRAGACDIAIAGGAESVCSRLLIASACQMRAVSTRRDDPSTACRPFDADRDGFVVGEGAGLVVLERPGHAAARGARIRAGIAGYGASSDAYAAVAPDPEGAGIERALRTALADAGVTAAEVGHVNAHGTSTVMNDLIEATVLHRVLGDRPLVTSTKAMTGHALGAAGGIETALTVLALERQLVPPTGNFRTRDIRIPVDVVAKEARPAAFDCAVKTSMGFGGHNAALVLTKSC, from the coding sequence GTGACCGCGCCTCCGGCAGCGGCGGTGACCGGGCTGGGCCTGGTCACCGCGGCGGGCGTCGGTGCCGGCGCCGCGTGGCGGGGCGTGACCCGGTCCGGAGCCGCCCCGGGAGTCCGCCACCAGGCGGAACTGCACGGGTTGTCCTGCGATTTCATGTACACCATCGACGATCTCGACACCGAGAGCGTGCTGGGCGTGCCGGCCCTGCGGATGATGGACCGGTTCTCCCAGCTCGCCGTGATCGCGGCCAGGGAAGCGGTGGCCGACGCCGGGCTCGACACCTCGGTGTGGGAAACGGACCGGGTCGCGGTCGTCATCGGGTCCGCCCACGGCGGTCTTCCGTTCTACGACCGGCAAAGCGCCGTCCTCGCGGAGAAGGGCGTCCGGCGGGTTTCGCCGAAACTCGCGCCGATGACCACGGTGAACAGCGCCGCCAGCAGCGTGTGCATGGACCTCGGTGCCCGGGGCCCGAGCCTGAGCGTCTCCACCGCGTGCTCTTCGGGCACCGTCGCGATCGGGACCGCGTTGCAACTGCTGCGCGCCGGTGCGTGCGACATCGCCATCGCCGGCGGCGCCGAATCGGTGTGCTCCCGCTTGCTGATCGCCAGTGCCTGTCAGATGCGGGCGGTGTCCACCCGCCGGGACGACCCGTCGACGGCGTGCCGCCCGTTCGACGCCGACCGCGACGGGTTCGTGGTGGGGGAGGGCGCCGGTCTCGTCGTGCTGGAGCGGCCCGGGCACGCCGCGGCGCGCGGTGCGCGGATCCGGGCGGGCATCGCGGGGTACGGCGCGTCCAGCGACGCGTACGCGGCCGTGGCGCCGGACCCCGAAGGCGCGGGGATCGAGCGGGCACTGCGGACCGCACTGGCCGACGCGGGTGTGACGGCGGCCGAGGTGGGCCACGTGAACGCCCACGGCACGTCCACCGTGATGAACGACCTGATCGAGGCCACCGTGCTGCACCGGGTGCTCGGCGACCGGCCGTTGGTGACCTCGACCAAGGCGATGACCGGACACGCGCTCGGCGCGGCAGGCGGCATCGAAACCGCGCTCACCGTGCTGGCCCTCGAGCGGCAGCTGGTGCCGCCCACGGGCAACTTCCGGACCCGGGACATCCGGATCCCGGTCGACGTCGTCGCCAAGGAAGCCCGGCCGGCCGCGTTCGACTGCGCGGTCAAGACGTCGATGGGCTTCGGCGGCCACAACGCCGCCCTCGTCCTCACGAAGAGCTGCTGA
- a CDS encoding MerR family transcriptional regulator produces the protein MSMVGIGEFSRLSRLSPKALRLYDELGLLIPAHVDAGNGYRRYAVTQLDQARLVASLRRAGVALARIRAILALEPAAAAEEIRGYWAETEAEHAAQRVLVGRLVDHLHGRKSAMYEVTVRDIPERRVLSVISRVNQDELEPMTRELFIHRLRRGGVPRVEGTAGAPFTIYHGEVSGDSDGPVEWCWPVPEDGAAEIAAGFPDLTLRTEPAHQEAFVRQETPGPWSAGSQVEVAVGALFAWASEHHRPASGGVRGVLVPDPEHRGTGPYVEFALPLR, from the coding sequence ATGAGCATGGTCGGTATCGGCGAGTTCTCGCGACTGTCGCGGCTGTCGCCCAAGGCACTGCGGCTGTACGACGAACTCGGCTTGCTGATACCTGCCCACGTCGACGCGGGCAACGGCTATCGCCGGTACGCGGTCACGCAGCTGGACCAGGCACGTCTGGTGGCCTCGCTGCGCCGGGCCGGTGTCGCGCTGGCCCGGATCAGGGCCATCCTGGCGCTGGAGCCGGCCGCGGCCGCCGAGGAGATCCGCGGCTACTGGGCCGAGACCGAAGCCGAGCACGCCGCCCAGCGCGTGCTGGTGGGCCGCCTCGTCGATCACCTTCACGGGAGGAAGTCCGCCATGTACGAGGTCACTGTCCGCGATATCCCGGAGCGACGGGTGCTCAGCGTGATCAGCAGGGTGAACCAGGACGAACTGGAGCCCATGACCCGGGAGTTGTTCATCCACCGGTTGCGCCGGGGCGGTGTTCCGCGGGTCGAGGGGACGGCGGGTGCGCCGTTCACGATCTACCACGGCGAGGTGAGCGGGGACAGCGACGGCCCGGTCGAGTGGTGCTGGCCGGTGCCCGAGGACGGGGCCGCCGAGATCGCGGCCGGGTTCCCCGACCTGACCCTGCGCACGGAGCCCGCGCACCAGGAAGCGTTCGTCCGGCAGGAGACTCCCGGTCCGTGGAGCGCCGGAAGCCAGGTCGAGGTCGCGGTCGGGGCACTGTTCGCGTGGGCTTCGGAACACCATCGCCCTGCGTCCGGCGGCGTGCGCGGCGTGCTGGTTCCGGACCCGGAGCACCGGGGTACCGGGCCGTACGTCGAGTTCGCGCTGCCGCTGCGCTGA